In one window of Rhodopseudomonas palustris HaA2 DNA:
- a CDS encoding circularly permuted type 2 ATP-grasp protein gives MAEQSSQSKRVRPRDRKVAQWTRDYARLPGIPDEFIGDDGAPRAVWSRYFDAFAGLAPDEIERRFRAADRHLRDAGVTYRAPGDATERAWPLSHVPLLIDDAEWQQIAAGIAQRATLLEHVLQDLYGDGRLIAEGAVPAAAIAGSPEYVRAICGVKPPGGRYLNLYAADIGRGPDGRWWVLGDRTQAPSGTGYALENRLVLSRAFTDLYKSMNVERVAPFFEAFRDSLRASADRDEPRIGVLTPGPFSETYFEHATLARYLGFLLVEGDDLAVSGDRVHIRTVAGLKRLDVLLRRVDSNSLDPLELDASSQLGVPGLIDVLRKSGVVVANMPGAGVIEARSLLGFLPSLSRRLLDQDLAMPHIATWWCGQARARDEVLSRLDDFVIEGAYGPTVPGFSHSGAVLPAELPPAVRDRLRDAIATRGIDYVAQEQVRLSTTPVWDDGKLAPRPFVLRVFAAATEHGWTVMPGGFCRIAERLDSRAVSMGEGARAADVWVVSDHAVSTASLLPAVDNVRIRRITGLLPSRAADNLFWLGRYLERAEATLRLVRALSAPQRDPGKGPLHHAIERIQRLLISWGATSLGARAQTAKIAADALQSEEQFGSALSLIRAAQRNASSLRERLSPDAWQVITQTEARLAKPAEDEDAVTGLAEITLQELASFSGLSQENMNRAAGWRFLRMGRRIERAVNTARFARQFAPDDASAEDLDVLLTLVDCQITYRSRYLLAPLLAPVRDLAVLDPYNPRSVAFQVEELNEHIASLPSLKEGGLIERPQRLAVALQATLTTAEASALDARWLFAVEQDLLSLADAIGAHYFPHGASATRPEKLTGLA, from the coding sequence TTGGCGGAGCAGAGCAGTCAGTCGAAACGCGTCCGTCCGCGTGACCGGAAGGTCGCGCAATGGACTCGCGACTATGCGCGACTGCCCGGCATTCCCGACGAATTCATCGGCGACGACGGCGCGCCCCGCGCGGTGTGGAGCCGTTACTTCGACGCCTTCGCGGGCCTTGCGCCCGACGAGATCGAGCGTCGATTCCGCGCTGCAGACCGCCATCTGCGCGACGCCGGCGTCACCTATCGCGCGCCGGGCGACGCCACCGAGCGCGCCTGGCCGCTGAGTCACGTTCCGCTGCTGATCGACGATGCCGAATGGCAGCAGATCGCGGCCGGGATCGCGCAGCGTGCGACGCTGCTCGAACACGTGTTGCAGGATCTCTACGGCGACGGGCGATTGATCGCGGAGGGGGCGGTGCCGGCTGCGGCGATTGCCGGCAGCCCGGAATATGTGCGCGCGATCTGCGGTGTGAAGCCGCCGGGCGGCCGCTATCTGAATCTCTACGCGGCCGATATCGGCCGCGGTCCGGACGGCCGCTGGTGGGTGCTCGGCGATCGCACGCAAGCGCCGTCGGGCACCGGTTACGCGCTGGAAAACCGGCTGGTGCTGTCGCGCGCCTTCACCGATCTCTACAAGTCGATGAATGTCGAACGCGTCGCGCCGTTCTTCGAGGCGTTCCGCGACAGCCTGCGCGCCAGTGCGGACCGCGACGAGCCGCGGATCGGCGTGCTGACGCCGGGGCCGTTCAGCGAGACCTATTTCGAGCACGCCACGCTGGCGCGCTATCTCGGCTTCCTGCTGGTCGAAGGCGACGACCTCGCGGTCTCCGGCGATCGTGTCCACATCCGCACCGTGGCCGGGTTGAAGCGGCTCGACGTGCTGCTGCGCCGGGTCGATTCCAATTCGCTCGATCCGCTCGAACTCGACGCCTCGTCGCAACTCGGCGTGCCGGGACTGATCGACGTGCTGCGCAAGAGCGGCGTCGTCGTCGCCAACATGCCCGGCGCCGGCGTGATCGAGGCGCGGTCGCTGCTCGGATTTCTGCCGAGTCTGAGCCGCCGCCTGCTCGACCAAGATCTGGCGATGCCGCACATCGCCACCTGGTGGTGCGGTCAGGCGCGGGCCCGGGACGAGGTGCTGTCGCGGCTCGACGACTTCGTCATCGAAGGGGCCTATGGTCCGACCGTGCCGGGCTTCTCCCACAGCGGCGCCGTGCTGCCCGCGGAATTGCCGCCGGCGGTGCGCGACCGGCTCCGCGATGCGATCGCCACCCGCGGCATCGACTACGTGGCGCAGGAACAGGTGCGGCTGTCGACCACGCCGGTATGGGACGACGGCAAGCTGGCGCCGCGGCCGTTCGTGCTGCGGGTGTTCGCCGCGGCGACCGAACACGGCTGGACGGTCATGCCCGGCGGCTTCTGCCGGATTGCCGAGCGGCTCGACTCGCGTGCGGTGTCGATGGGCGAGGGCGCCCGGGCCGCCGACGTGTGGGTGGTGTCCGATCATGCGGTGTCGACGGCGTCGCTGCTGCCCGCTGTCGACAACGTCCGGATCCGGCGGATCACCGGCCTGCTGCCGAGCCGCGCCGCCGACAATCTGTTCTGGCTCGGTCGCTATCTCGAGCGCGCGGAAGCGACGCTGCGGTTGGTGCGCGCGCTCAGCGCGCCGCAGCGCGACCCCGGCAAGGGGCCGCTGCATCACGCCATCGAACGCATTCAGCGGCTGCTGATCAGTTGGGGCGCGACCTCGCTCGGTGCGCGCGCGCAGACCGCGAAGATCGCCGCCGACGCGCTGCAGAGCGAGGAGCAGTTCGGTTCGGCGCTGTCCCTGATCCGCGCCGCGCAACGCAACGCATCGTCGTTGCGCGAGCGGCTGTCGCCCGATGCCTGGCAGGTGATCACGCAGACCGAGGCGCGGCTGGCGAAGCCGGCCGAGGACGAGGATGCGGTGACGGGGCTGGCGGAAATCACCTTGCAGGAACTGGCGAGCTTCTCCGGCCTGTCGCAGGAAAACATGAACCGCGCCGCCGGCTGGCGGTTCCTTCGGATGGGTCGCCGGATCGAGCGGGCCGTCAATACGGCACGGTTCGCGCGGCAGTTCGCCCCCGACGACGCCAGCGCCGAAGACCTCGACGTGTTGCTGACGTTGGTCGATTGCCAGATCACCTACCGCTCGCGCTATCTGCTGGCGCCGTTGCTGGCACCGGTGCGCGATCTCGCGGTATTGGATCCGTACAATCCGCGCTCGGTGGCGTTTCAGGTCGAGGAACTGAACGAGCACATCGCCAGCCTGCCGTCGCTGAAGGAGGGCGGGCTGATCGAGCGGCCGCAGCGTCTCGCGGTGGCGCTGCAGGCGACGCTGACCACGGCCGAGGCGTCCGCGCTCGACGCGCGGTGGCTGTTCGCGGTGGAGCAGGATCTGCTGTCGCTGGCCGATGCGATCGGGGCGCACTACTTCCCGCACGGCGCCAGCGCGACGCGCCCGGAAAAGCTGACGGGGTTGGCTTGA